In Micromonospora sp. NBC_01813, the following are encoded in one genomic region:
- a CDS encoding GNAT family N-acetyltransferase: MTASTLTARPARTSEVDTVSALCLAAFADEAVTAWVLADPDAPLAAMRETFTASLVAAVEAEALVVAVTAADDAVGASIWLDSDGTSPDNLMPAGDARTSGRTAMVRSLTSARHPRVPHVYLSAMAARPECRGLGAGSAMLRYGLDRAHRLSLPVYLEASTPQSRKLYARHDFVDQGPPLPLPDSGPVLQPMWHEA, translated from the coding sequence ATGACCGCCAGTACGCTGACCGCCCGTCCCGCCCGTACCTCCGAAGTCGACACCGTGTCGGCGTTGTGCCTGGCGGCCTTCGCCGACGAGGCCGTCACCGCCTGGGTCCTCGCCGATCCGGACGCGCCGCTGGCCGCCATGCGGGAGACGTTCACGGCCTCGCTGGTCGCGGCGGTCGAGGCCGAAGCGCTGGTCGTCGCCGTCACCGCCGCCGACGACGCCGTGGGCGCGTCGATCTGGCTCGACTCCGACGGCACCTCACCCGACAACCTGATGCCCGCTGGCGACGCTCGCACCTCCGGGCGTACGGCGATGGTCAGGTCGCTCACGTCGGCGCGGCACCCCCGGGTGCCGCACGTCTACCTGTCGGCCATGGCTGCCCGGCCCGAGTGCCGAGGGCTCGGCGCGGGCTCGGCGATGCTGCGCTACGGGCTCGACCGGGCGCACCGGCTGAGCCTGCCGGTGTATCTGGAGGCGTCGACCCCGCAGAGCCGGAAACTGTACGCACGGCACGACTTCGTCGACCAGGGCCCACCGCTGCCGTTGCCCGATTCCGGCCCGGTGCTCCAACCCATGTGGCACGAGGCGTAA
- the eccD gene encoding type VII secretion integral membrane protein EccD, translating into MNATGLVRLTVAAPTRRVDLALPARAPLAELLPALLARAGEEPPAASAHASADAAGGDGDGWVLRRVDGTPLEPARTLAAYQVRDGEVLHLTRGRTEWPELEYDDVVDAIATGSAGTGGTWRPRHTRRVGLAIGVLAVLLCLVAVLRAGPAWSGPAWWALGVAGLLVCAGVLLARVAGDSGAGAVCALAALPLAAAGGGLLLAGDRALTALGAPHLLAAGALLLVASVAGLLGVVDRAAVFVGGATVGVLGIAVAWLATLSALAGHEAAAIVASVGLVLSPAIAPLSIRLGRVPMPVLPRTAADLVRDEPQPPRAAVYAAVLRADALLSGMVGGLAAVTAGCLVLLVRHGGLAASVLVSVVSVGLLLRARLYPIARQRAPLLAAGLTGVVCLAAGPLMADRADLLVVTAPGLLLTGAIVALLAVRYGVRRPGPYLSRYAELLEVVVVLAVVPVACWVLGLYGYVRGLGG; encoded by the coding sequence ATGAATGCCACCGGACTGGTCCGGCTGACCGTCGCGGCACCCACCCGGCGGGTCGATCTCGCCCTTCCGGCGCGGGCGCCGTTGGCCGAGCTGCTCCCGGCCCTGCTCGCACGAGCCGGCGAGGAACCGCCGGCCGCCAGCGCCCACGCCAGCGCAGACGCTGCCGGCGGGGACGGGGACGGCTGGGTGCTGCGCCGCGTCGACGGCACGCCGCTGGAGCCGGCCCGGACGCTCGCCGCGTACCAGGTCCGTGACGGCGAGGTGCTCCACCTGACCCGAGGCCGCACCGAGTGGCCGGAGCTCGAGTACGACGACGTCGTCGACGCCATCGCGACCGGCTCGGCCGGCACCGGCGGCACCTGGCGACCTCGGCACACGAGACGGGTCGGGCTCGCCATCGGCGTACTCGCGGTGTTGCTCTGCCTCGTCGCGGTCCTGCGCGCCGGGCCTGCCTGGTCCGGTCCGGCCTGGTGGGCGCTCGGCGTCGCCGGCCTGCTGGTCTGCGCTGGTGTGTTGCTGGCCCGGGTGGCCGGTGACAGCGGTGCCGGCGCGGTCTGCGCGCTCGCCGCGTTGCCGCTGGCCGCCGCCGGCGGCGGGCTGCTGCTGGCCGGCGACCGTGCGCTCACCGCGCTCGGCGCCCCGCACCTGCTGGCCGCCGGTGCCCTGCTGCTGGTCGCCTCGGTCGCCGGCCTGCTCGGCGTCGTCGACCGGGCCGCCGTGTTCGTCGGCGGCGCGACCGTCGGGGTGCTCGGCATCGCCGTCGCCTGGCTCGCCACGCTCAGCGCGCTGGCGGGTCACGAGGCGGCCGCCATCGTGGCGAGCGTCGGCCTGGTGCTGTCGCCCGCGATCGCCCCGCTGTCGATCCGACTCGGCCGGGTGCCGATGCCGGTGCTGCCGCGTACCGCCGCCGATCTTGTCCGCGACGAGCCGCAACCGCCCCGCGCGGCCGTCTACGCGGCGGTCCTGCGGGCCGACGCCCTGCTCAGCGGGATGGTCGGTGGCCTCGCGGCGGTCACCGCCGGGTGCCTGGTGCTGCTGGTACGCCACGGCGGCCTCGCGGCCTCCGTGTTGGTGAGCGTGGTGAGCGTGGGCCTGCTGCTGCGGGCCCGCCTCTATCCGATCGCGCGTCAGCGGGCACCGCTGCTGGCCGCCGGGCTGACCGGGGTGGTGTGCCTGGCCGCCGGCCCGTTGATGGCCGACCGGGCCGACCTGCTCGTCGTCACCGCGCCGGGCCTGCTGCTGACCGGGGCAATCGTCGCGCTGCTCGCCGTCCGGTACGGCGTCCGCCGCCCCGGGCCCTACCTGAGCCGGTACGCCGAACTGCTGGAGGTGGTGGTCGTGCTCGCGGTCGTACCGGTGGCCTGCTGGGTGCTCGGCCTGTACGGCTACGTCCGCGGGTTGGGTGGCTGA
- a CDS encoding AraC family transcriptional regulator: MRQSLVPPSRVVDGAGRGVPMVGFPRVPGVAPVAVARIQERIPSIAAIPADAHTHDFVALCYVERADATVLIDDRSWQVTDGDLFIVAPGQVVSFGDRPERLAIDGWVVWFPADAVRPGTTGAYASWRTHPLLFPFARGTDRAQRLHVPPADRAAWIGRFAALDEELRARRDGHQEAALAHLTLLLVAVARLSTSLADQLRASDEPLLAAVFDIIEQRYHEPISLADVAAELALTAGHLTTVVRRRTGRTVQQWIVQRRMQQARTLLAETGSTVAAISRRVGYPDVSYFIKCFRAEHAVTPIQWRAAGSRRQGTPPG, encoded by the coding sequence ATGCGACAAAGTTTGGTTCCACCGTCCCGCGTTGTCGATGGTGCCGGGCGAGGCGTCCCGATGGTCGGCTTCCCCCGCGTGCCCGGCGTCGCCCCGGTGGCGGTGGCCCGAATTCAGGAGCGCATACCGAGCATCGCCGCGATTCCCGCCGACGCGCACACCCACGACTTCGTCGCGCTCTGCTACGTCGAGCGGGCCGATGCGACGGTGCTGATCGACGACCGGTCCTGGCAGGTGACCGACGGGGACCTGTTCATCGTCGCCCCGGGCCAGGTCGTTTCCTTCGGCGACCGGCCCGAGCGGCTCGCCATCGACGGCTGGGTGGTGTGGTTCCCCGCCGACGCGGTGCGCCCCGGCACGACCGGGGCGTACGCGTCGTGGCGCACCCACCCGTTGCTCTTCCCGTTCGCCCGGGGCACCGACCGGGCACAGCGGCTGCACGTCCCGCCGGCCGACCGGGCCGCCTGGATCGGCCGGTTCGCCGCGCTCGACGAGGAGTTGCGGGCCCGACGCGACGGCCACCAGGAGGCCGCGCTCGCCCACCTCACCCTGCTGCTGGTGGCGGTGGCCCGGCTGTCGACCAGCCTCGCCGACCAACTACGCGCCTCGGACGAGCCACTGCTCGCAGCCGTCTTCGACATCATCGAGCAGCGCTACCACGAACCCATCTCGCTGGCCGACGTCGCTGCCGAACTCGCGCTCACCGCCGGTCACCTCACCACTGTGGTACGCCGCAGAACCGGCCGCACCGTGCAGCAGTGGATCGTCCAACGGCGGATGCAACAGGCCCGTACTCTGCTCGCCGAGACCGGGTCGACGGTCGCGGCGATCAGCCGCCGGGTCGGATACCCCGACGTCAGTTACTTCATAAAGTGCTTTCGCGCCGAGCACGCGGTGACCCCGATACAGTGGCGTGCCGCCGGGTCCCGACGACAGGGCACACCACCCGGATGA
- the eccB gene encoding type VII secretion protein EccB gives MASRRDQLQAHQFLGQRVVSALVVRETDPEQPPFRRPTVAAIGSFAVAVIALAVVGIYGMIVPGGNRSWQAGDAVVIEKETGTRYVYLDGRLHPAANYASALLALGRHAPSRRVSRASLVGVPRGPRIGIPDAPDALPGPDRVLDGSWTFCSQPGVDRTGAAVPESVLMVGRRPAAGQSMDGRALLVEAAETGRRHLLAGGYRHEIDERDAEAVRVALGAGSAIRVSPAVVEVLPAGHPLGPIAVPDAGQPSRAVPGRTDIRAGQVLVAATSEGVRHYLAEVERLRPISPLQTDIQLASASSATAYGTGHPAAVPLSLLEAASAVQAPDVPAAAGDPPRVPPRFAAGDAGTTICLVFDPGAAVPHLILNPPMPAADPMAATPGRTADGARMADRMVVPPGWVAVVESMPAPAAPAGTVLVVTDLGVAHPLADVALLEVLGYPAARPTRMPASLVARIPLGSGLSHSAALRRA, from the coding sequence GTGGCCTCCAGACGCGACCAGCTGCAGGCACACCAGTTCCTCGGCCAACGCGTGGTCTCAGCCCTGGTGGTCCGCGAGACCGACCCGGAACAGCCGCCGTTTCGCCGCCCGACGGTCGCCGCGATCGGCAGCTTCGCCGTCGCGGTGATCGCGCTGGCCGTCGTCGGCATCTACGGGATGATCGTGCCGGGCGGCAACCGTAGCTGGCAGGCCGGCGACGCGGTGGTGATCGAGAAGGAGACCGGGACCCGGTACGTCTACCTGGACGGTCGGCTGCATCCGGCCGCCAACTACGCGTCGGCTCTGCTCGCCCTCGGTCGGCACGCACCGAGCCGCCGGGTCTCCCGTGCCTCGCTCGTCGGGGTGCCGCGCGGGCCACGGATCGGCATCCCGGACGCGCCGGACGCACTGCCGGGACCCGATCGGGTGCTCGACGGCTCGTGGACCTTCTGCTCCCAACCGGGCGTCGACCGCACCGGCGCGGCCGTACCGGAATCGGTGCTGATGGTGGGGCGGCGGCCGGCGGCCGGCCAGTCGATGGACGGCCGGGCGCTGCTGGTGGAGGCCGCCGAGACCGGCCGCCGGCACCTGCTGGCCGGCGGCTACCGGCACGAGATCGACGAACGCGACGCCGAAGCGGTACGGGTGGCCCTCGGCGCCGGGTCGGCGATCCGGGTGAGCCCCGCCGTGGTCGAGGTGCTGCCGGCCGGGCACCCGCTCGGGCCGATCGCGGTGCCCGACGCCGGGCAGCCGTCCCGCGCGGTGCCGGGCCGCACCGATATCAGAGCCGGCCAGGTGCTGGTCGCGGCGACATCCGAAGGGGTACGGCACTATCTGGCCGAAGTGGAGCGACTGCGGCCGATCAGCCCGCTGCAGACCGACATCCAGCTCGCCTCGGCGAGCTCGGCCACCGCGTACGGCACCGGGCATCCGGCCGCCGTCCCGTTGAGTCTGCTGGAGGCGGCATCCGCCGTGCAGGCCCCGGACGTACCGGCGGCCGCCGGTGACCCGCCCCGCGTACCGCCACGGTTCGCCGCCGGTGACGCCGGCACCACGATCTGCCTGGTCTTCGACCCTGGCGCGGCGGTCCCTCACCTGATCCTGAACCCGCCGATGCCGGCGGCCGACCCGATGGCCGCCACGCCCGGACGCACCGCCGACGGTGCCCGGATGGCGGACCGGATGGTCGTGCCGCCCGGCTGGGTCGCGGTGGTGGAGTCGATGCCTGCCCCGGCCGCCCCGGCCGGCACGGTGCTGGTGGTGACCGACCTGGGCGTCGCCCACCCACTGGCTGACGTGGCGTTGCTGGAGGTTCTGGGCTATCCCGCTGCCCGGCCCACCCGGATGCCGGCCAGCCTGGTCGCCCGGATCCCGCTCGGCAGTGGCCTCAGTCACTCCGCCGCGCTGCGCCGCGCCTGA
- a CDS encoding CehA/McbA family metallohydrolase, with the protein MSGSHPHHCHHPADDHQPGHVPYGQIDPAGHPAGGLGRRSMLAAAGGMLMLAAVPGTARAATARTAGAPAQAAPGASRASRITQGTTLVHADLHNHTVMSDGDGSADQAFASMREAGLDVAALTDHATMFAISGLSQSEWNTTGNLANAADDPGQFTAIRGFEWSHPLQGHVNVWNTSDFADLLRAGSPGSLYRWLAGRPGGLASFNHPGREIGRFDDFSYDAAARQQLVGLEMFNRTDDYLFEGWSSRTASPLVACLNAGWRPGLTGVTDEHGTTWGFHEGKGRSGLWVTENTRAAVFEAMAARRCFATRVSGLRLDAAANGVRMGGVLGLAAGDVRFQVDLDRGVVWDGKPLRIQVLRPGTSVPTVVDVVDTVAGSVADFTVPLDVADGDWVVLRVADPELANPTPGPAGHPCNDFGVAYSSPWWLRP; encoded by the coding sequence ATGAGTGGATCACACCCCCACCACTGCCATCACCCGGCCGACGACCACCAGCCCGGCCATGTCCCGTACGGCCAGATCGACCCTGCTGGGCACCCGGCCGGCGGCCTGGGGCGCAGGTCCATGCTGGCCGCCGCCGGCGGCATGCTGATGCTCGCCGCCGTCCCCGGCACCGCGCGGGCCGCCACCGCGAGGACGGCCGGCGCGCCGGCCCAGGCCGCACCCGGTGCGTCCCGCGCGTCCCGAATCACCCAGGGAACCACCCTGGTCCACGCCGACCTGCACAACCACACCGTGATGTCCGACGGGGACGGCAGCGCCGACCAGGCGTTCGCCTCGATGCGCGAAGCCGGTCTCGACGTCGCCGCGCTCACCGACCACGCGACGATGTTCGCGATCAGCGGGCTCAGCCAGTCGGAGTGGAACACCACCGGGAACCTCGCCAACGCGGCCGACGACCCCGGTCAGTTCACCGCGATCCGCGGCTTCGAGTGGTCGCACCCGCTGCAGGGCCACGTCAACGTGTGGAACACCTCGGACTTCGCCGACCTGCTGCGGGCCGGCAGCCCCGGCAGCCTCTACCGGTGGTTGGCCGGGCGGCCGGGTGGCCTGGCCAGCTTCAACCACCCGGGGCGGGAGATCGGCCGGTTCGACGACTTCTCGTACGATGCTGCAGCTCGCCAACAGCTCGTCGGCCTGGAGATGTTCAACCGTACCGACGACTACCTGTTCGAAGGCTGGTCGTCCCGGACGGCCTCGCCGCTGGTGGCCTGCCTCAACGCCGGCTGGCGGCCGGGCCTGACCGGTGTCACCGACGAGCACGGCACCACCTGGGGCTTCCACGAGGGCAAGGGCCGCAGCGGCCTGTGGGTCACCGAGAACACCCGCGCCGCGGTGTTCGAGGCGATGGCGGCCCGCCGCTGCTTCGCCACCCGGGTCTCCGGGCTGCGGCTCGACGCGGCCGCGAACGGCGTACGGATGGGTGGGGTCCTCGGCCTGGCCGCCGGTGACGTCCGGTTCCAGGTGGACCTGGACCGGGGTGTGGTCTGGGACGGCAAGCCGCTGCGTATCCAGGTGCTGCGCCCGGGGACCTCGGTGCCGACCGTGGTCGACGTCGTCGACACCGTGGCCGGGTCGGTCGCCGACTTCACCGTGCCGCTCGACGTCGCCGACGGCGACTGGGTGGTGCTGCGGGTCGCCGACCCGGAGTTGGCCAACCCGACGCCCGGCCCGGCCGGCCATCCGTGCAACGACTTCGGGGTGGCGTACAGCAGCCCGTGGTGGCTGCGACCCTGA
- a CDS encoding fructosamine kinase family protein, which translates to MHSATFLLECLLRNGMRDVVTVEPAVGGLAALAGIATRRDAPSVFVKAFAEAPADDVFVAEAEGLAALSELGGVPTPEVILADRELLVLSVLRPRPPSETFWEQFAHLLAHLHTSTANPRFGWHRDNWLGRRRQTNTWADDGFAFFAQHRLLRWLGQPRVDAALDAGDRAALERLCHRLPDLLPDRPACLTHGDLWAQNILATHDGRPALIDPAVSYMWAEVDLAHVWSTSPPPEARRFFEVYAELTGLDSDWQTRMPIVQLRQHLAVLAQFDDDWGAGDQIRATLAPFRTRT; encoded by the coding sequence ATGCACTCGGCAACGTTCCTACTGGAGTGCCTGCTCCGCAACGGGATGCGCGACGTGGTCACAGTGGAGCCGGCGGTGGGTGGCCTCGCGGCACTCGCTGGCATAGCCACCCGCCGGGACGCGCCGTCGGTGTTCGTCAAGGCCTTCGCCGAGGCACCGGCCGACGATGTCTTCGTCGCGGAGGCCGAAGGACTGGCCGCCCTGAGCGAGCTCGGCGGTGTGCCGACACCCGAGGTGATCCTCGCGGACCGGGAACTGCTCGTGTTGTCGGTGCTGCGGCCGAGGCCGCCCAGCGAGACCTTCTGGGAGCAGTTCGCACACCTGCTCGCCCACCTGCATACGAGCACGGCCAATCCTCGGTTCGGATGGCACCGCGACAACTGGCTGGGCCGCCGCCGGCAGACCAACACCTGGGCCGACGACGGCTTTGCCTTCTTCGCCCAGCACCGGCTGCTGCGGTGGCTCGGGCAGCCCCGCGTCGACGCGGCACTCGACGCGGGAGACCGGGCGGCGCTGGAGCGGTTGTGTCACCGACTGCCCGACCTGCTGCCGGACCGGCCGGCGTGCCTGACGCACGGCGACCTGTGGGCACAGAACATCCTGGCCACCCATGACGGGCGTCCCGCGCTGATCGATCCGGCCGTGTCCTACATGTGGGCCGAGGTCGACCTCGCCCACGTGTGGTCCACCTCGCCCCCGCCCGAGGCGCGCCGGTTCTTCGAGGTCTACGCGGAGCTGACCGGCCTCGACAGCGACTGGCAAACCCGGATGCCGATCGTCCAGCTGCGACAGCATCTCGCCGTACTGGCCCAGTTCGACGACGACTGGGGCGCGGGCGACCAGATCCGGGCCACCCTTGCCCCGTTCCGCACCCGAACCTGA
- a CDS encoding TetR/AcrR family transcriptional regulator, translating into MPVRVEPGTDQLIDVATTLADAQGTAALTLHAVAHHAGQPLAAAQRAFGSRDRLVAALVQHLLTRRRAPAGPGPPVARLIGLAEQEWQVYQEHPWLVGVLASSRPPLVPAVLEVASASIEAFIALGLPPATALRRYLALSGYIQGMALLLYAEQREAAQSGTTYQSWWAGQARRLDRTGSRLRHAWLDEVTAGGPPEGLDVDTMFREGLPRVVAGLTDAEESGDASGAAPPPGEPPRVSRPG; encoded by the coding sequence GTGCCCGTACGCGTGGAACCGGGCACCGACCAGCTGATCGACGTCGCCACGACCCTGGCCGACGCCCAGGGAACGGCCGCACTGACGCTGCACGCCGTCGCCCACCACGCGGGGCAGCCGCTCGCCGCCGCACAGCGGGCTTTCGGCAGCCGGGACCGCCTCGTCGCGGCACTGGTGCAGCACCTGCTCACCCGTCGGCGCGCCCCGGCCGGTCCCGGCCCGCCGGTCGCGAGGCTGATCGGACTGGCCGAACAGGAATGGCAGGTCTACCAGGAACATCCGTGGCTCGTCGGCGTCCTGGCCAGTAGCCGTCCGCCGCTGGTCCCGGCCGTCCTGGAGGTGGCGAGCGCGAGCATCGAGGCATTCATTGCGCTGGGGCTGCCCCCGGCGACCGCGCTTCGCCGCTATCTCGCGCTCAGCGGCTACATCCAGGGCATGGCGTTGCTGCTGTACGCCGAACAGCGGGAGGCGGCGCAGTCCGGGACGACGTACCAGTCGTGGTGGGCTGGGCAGGCCCGTCGTCTCGATCGCACCGGCAGCCGCCTGCGCCATGCGTGGCTCGACGAGGTGACCGCCGGCGGCCCGCCCGAGGGCCTGGACGTCGACACCATGTTCCGTGAAGGGCTGCCACGTGTCGTGGCGGGCCTCACCGACGCCGAGGAATCCGGCGATGCATCCGGCGCCGCGCCGCCCCCGGGTGAGCCGCCCCGGGTGAGCCGCCCCGGGTGA
- a CDS encoding class I SAM-dependent methyltransferase has protein sequence MTEQRSASGPQHYLPGMSLHWLLPIYDPFSRLVGAGRVHQQLLDRAEIRPGQRVLEIGCGTGNLLRALGRRQPDVDAIGIDPDQAALRLARRKAARAKLAIRYEVGFAGDLSLPDASVDRVLSAFMLHHLDADERTRALREIRRVLRPDGQLHIVDIDGAAPGHGNGRLHSDPRVAASRPERVLAALTEAGLTGGAENGRSRGRLGRLSSFVFYRAGRAGRDPVAPPA, from the coding sequence ATGACCGAACAGCGCAGCGCCAGTGGTCCGCAGCACTACCTACCTGGCATGAGCCTGCACTGGTTGCTGCCGATCTACGACCCGTTCAGCCGGCTCGTCGGCGCGGGGCGGGTGCACCAGCAGCTGCTGGACCGGGCCGAGATCAGGCCCGGGCAGCGCGTCCTGGAGATCGGCTGCGGCACCGGCAACCTGCTGCGGGCGCTCGGGCGCCGGCAACCGGACGTCGACGCGATCGGCATCGACCCGGACCAGGCAGCGCTGCGGCTCGCCCGCCGCAAGGCCGCCCGGGCCAAGCTTGCGATCCGGTACGAGGTCGGCTTCGCCGGCGACCTGTCGTTGCCCGACGCCAGCGTCGACCGGGTGCTGTCCGCGTTCATGCTGCACCATCTCGACGCGGACGAGCGGACCCGCGCGTTGCGGGAGATCCGGCGGGTGCTGCGCCCCGACGGCCAGCTGCACATCGTCGACATCGACGGTGCGGCTCCGGGCCACGGAAACGGTCGCCTGCACAGTGATCCCCGGGTGGCAGCCAGCCGGCCCGAGCGGGTGCTGGCCGCGCTGACCGAAGCCGGCCTGACCGGCGGCGCGGAGAACGGTCGTAGCCGCGGCCGGCTCGGCCGGCTCAGCAGCTTCGTCTTCTACCGCGCGGGCCGCGCGGGCAGGGATCCGGTCGCGCCGCCGGCCTGA
- a CDS encoding VOC family protein → MHTVVDASDARALAEFYRVFLGLRYRPGDELRADGSSADEDWLVLVDADGNRKLAFQQVPMLTRPTWPSHEIPKQMHLDLRVPTVDELERHRRRAEQLGASLLYDRTADAEEPLYVLADPAGHPFCILVGRQ, encoded by the coding sequence ATGCACACCGTTGTAGACGCGAGCGATGCCCGAGCCTTGGCGGAGTTCTATCGGGTCTTCCTCGGCCTGCGGTACCGCCCTGGCGACGAGCTCCGGGCGGACGGCTCCTCGGCTGACGAGGACTGGCTCGTCCTGGTCGATGCTGACGGCAACCGCAAGCTGGCCTTCCAACAGGTGCCCATGTTGACCCGACCCACCTGGCCGTCACACGAGATCCCCAAGCAGATGCACCTGGACCTGCGGGTACCGACCGTCGACGAGCTGGAGCGGCACCGTCGACGAGCGGAGCAGCTCGGGGCAAGCCTGCTCTACGACCGTACGGCCGACGCCGAGGAACCGCTCTACGTACTCGCCGACCCCGCCGGGCACCCGTTCTGCATCCTCGTCGGTCGACAGTGA